The window CTCGATCGATGCAGCCCAGAGCCCTACCGCAACGAAGAATCCCTGAAGGACGACGATCGGTGCGATGACAAGTGTCGCGAACAGCGCCGGCCTCATTCGTCTCCGTTTCATCGCTGGCAACTGAATCCAGTCGGCCCGACCAGCGGATAGATCCTCATCTGTCGGTTGTACGGGCATACCCCATTGGCGACGATGATTCCCACGATCATTGCGATCACAGCGGCACCGACGCCGCAACCGACACCGGCGGTGGTCGGCGCGAGCAGCGCACAGATCGCTGCGACCAACGCACCAGATGCGCCGGTCACCATTGCCTGTTGCTCGGCATTCGTGAGCTGAATGTACGGCCAGGGGTCAGCACCGCCAACCACCGCCGCCCTCATGAGGCCGCGGACCGCACTTCCCGCGGCCAGAGCCGTCGGAAAGACGATGGTCATCCCGGGCGCGAGCTCATAGGTGGAGACGACGCCATTGCGATCGATCTCCACCGACGAGGGTGCGTTCGTTTCTCGGAGTCCGTCGCGCAACTCTGCAAATGCCTCACTCAGTTCGGCGGGGCTTGCGCCAGCCTCTCCCAGAGACACAACCGCGAGGAACGCCTGCCCTTCGTCGCTGTTCAAGACCTCGCTCGGCACTGCAGCGAGATCAAACCGGTGCGCGTCGTGGTCGTAGGCGGCCACGAGTTGATTGATTCGCGATACAAGCGCATTGATCGATGCGTCCCCGCCCACCGCTCCTGCGGGAGGGGCACCTGCGACGCTACCGCTCGTTTTCGGCGTCGCCGCCACGTCTTCTCGCGCGCTGGCGGGCGACACCGTCGCGAGTGCCGTGCAAAGTACGACGGCAGCGCCGAGGAACATCTGCAAACCCCGCCTCATTGGTCGACCTTCCCGCTCGATCCCGGGACCGCGAAATCCGTTGAGCGCATGCTGATCCTTGAACTCTTCGGGCGCACCCGCATCGAGTTTGGACGAAGGGTGAGCGCATGTGGACCTGTAGAGTGTTACATGTCATGCGTCACATGTCTGTCCACCTTTCGGAGGACATGAGTGGCTGGTTCGTCGAGAGCTGCCCTGCCGGTCGCCTCAGTGGGTGTACTCCATGAGCTCGACGCCCAGCACACGGAACGCGTCGTGCGCACGCAGGCGGTGCGTGATCGACAGGTCGTCGAAGCACACGATGAGCGCGTAGCCCACGCCCGCGCGCGGTCCCGCCAGCACGCCCGCCTCGGCACGGACACCGCGGTCGCGGCCGGTCTTGTTCACGAACAGCAGGCCGTGCGCGTCGTGGTCGTGCGCGAACGGGTCGAGCCCGGTCGCCGAGGCCACCAGACTCAGGTCCTGGTTGAGGCTCAGCCACTCGGCCACCTGCGCGCTCACCGCGGCATCGACCACCTGGGAGTTGACGAGCGCGGAGAACAGCCCGGCGAACTCGCGCGCCGACCCCACCGCCACCTGCGGCGCGTCGTCGGGGCCCCGGCGGTCGCGGAACCGGTCGAGCAGCGCGGTGCGGCGCAGGCCGAGCCCCTCGATGCGCTCGCGCACCCGGTCGTGCCCGACTTTCTCCAACAGGATGTTGACCGCGATGGGGTCGCCCGCGGTCGCGGCCAGCACCGCCAGATCTTCCAGCGGCAGCGCGGGAGCCCGCAGGTGCCGCCACAACCCGGACGACTCGACCGCGTCGACGCTCGCGCGCTCCACGATCTCGAGCGGGTCGAGCGCTCCGGACTCGAACGCCGCCGCGACCTCGATCAGCAGCGGGACGACCCCGAGCCCGCCGACGGGCATGGTGACGTGGTCGTCGCCCGCCAGGACATGCACGTGCGAGTCGAGGTCGACCACGTGCACCGACACCTGGGCGCCCGCATCGACCAGGCCCTCGAGAGCCTTGAGCGTGGCCGTGAACGATCGGCGGCCGAGGGCGGCCCGACGGGGCAGACGACGGCTCGTGCGCTGCTGCGAACGGCGCCCGCTCGATGACGCGGACGCGCCTCCCATCGACTCGGGGACCGGGGAGTTCCGGAACCCGTCGCCAGGCTCGAGTGCGGCCACGCGTGATCCTTCGGGAGGGGGCTGATCGGCATGCCAAGGGAGTCGCTCCCCAGCGGCAGGGCTATCGTAACCCCACCGCCGGGGGACACCTCACAGCCTGAGGAGAATGGTCACCAGATGGTCACCCGCGACGCCTCGGGCAGCCACAGGGCATCGTCCGGCGTCACGTCGAAGGCCTCGTAGAACGCGTCGATGTTGCGCACGATCTGGTTGCAGCGGAACTCGTTGGGCGAGTGCGGGTCGATCGTGAGCAGCCGCAGCGTCTCCGCCTCCCGGCTCTTCTGCTGCCAGACCTGCGCCCACGACAGCAGCAGCCGCTGCACGCCCGTGTAGCCGTCGATGACCGGCGCCTCCTGCCCGCCCAGCGACAGCTCGTACGCCTGGAGCGCGATGCCGAGACCGCCGAGGTCGCCGATGTTCTCGCCGATCGTGAGGGCCCCGTTCACGTGATGCTCCGCGTCCAGCCCCTCCGGGACGAGCTCGTCGTACTGGGCGATCAGCGCCTTGGTGCGCTCCTCGAACGCGGCACGGTCGGCGTCGGTCCACCAGTCCTGCAGACGTCCGTCGCCGTCGTAGCGGCTGCCCTGGTCGTCGAACCCGTGACCGATCTCGTGTCCGATGACCGCGCCGATGCCGCCGTAGTTCGCGGCCGCGTCGCGACCCGCGTCGAAGAACGGATACTGCAGGATCGCGGCGGGGAAGACGATCTCGTTCATCGACGGGTTGTAGTACGCGTTGACCATCTGCGGCGGCATGTGCCACTCGGTGCGGTCGATGGGCTTGCCGACCTTGTCGATGTTGCGGTCGTGCTCGAAGGTCGCCGCGCGACGCACGTTGCCGAGCAGATCCTCGCGGTCGATCACGAGGCTGGAGTAGTCGCGCCACACCTCGGGGTGGCCGATCTTGGGCGTGAACGCGTCGAGCTTGGCGAGCGCACGCTGCCGGGTCTCCGCCGTCATCCACTCCAGCGTCTCGATGCTCTGCCGGTACGCCTCGATGAGGTTGCCGACGAGCTCGTCCATCGCGGCCTTCGCCGTCGGCGGGTAGTGCCGCTCGACGTACACCTTGCCGATCGCCTCGCCGAGCGCGCCCTCGGTGACCGAGACGCCGCGCTTCCAGCGCTCCCGGATCGTGGGGACGCCGGTGAGCTCGGTGCCGTAGAACGAGAAGTTCTCCAGCACCAGGTCGTCGGTCAGGTAGGGTGCGGCGGCGTGCACGACCTTGGCGCGCAGCCAGGCCTTCCAGTCGTCGAGGCGCTCGGCGGTGAGCAGCGCACCCAGCCCCTCGAAGAAGCTGGGCTGCGACACGACCACCTCGTCGAACGCGGAGGGGTTCGACGGCGTGACGGCCTCGCGCCACGGTGCGAGGTCGACGCCCGCGAGTTCCTGCAGCTCGTCCCAGGTCTTGAGGTTGTAGGTGGCGACCGCGTCGCGGCTGCGCACGTTGTCCCAGTGGTGGCCCGCGAGCTCGGTCTCCAGGGCGATGGAGCGTTCGGCCTGGTCCGCGGCGTCGGCGATGCCCGCCAGGGACAGCAGGCGCTCGAGGTGGGCGCGGTACGCGGCGCGCGTGTCGGCGAAGGTGTCGAGGCGGAAGTAGCTCTCGTCCGGCAGCGACAGCCCGGCCTGCACGAGCACCGGGATGTAGCGCTCCGGGTCTCCCGGGTCGCCGTCGACGTAGAGGCCGATCACCGCGGCGCGCCCGTCACGGTCGTACGCCCCCACGGTGCGCAGGAAGCCGGGGATGTCGGCGATCGCGTCGATCTCGGCGAGGGTCTCCGCGAGCGGCTCGACCCCGGCGGCCGCGATGCGGTCGGTGTCCATGAAGCTCGCGAACAGGTCGCCGATCTTGCGGGCGAGCGTGCCCTCCTCGGCGTCCTGCGACTCCTCGATGATCGTGCGGACGTCTTTCTCCGCCTGCTCGGCCAGCAGGTGGAAGGAGCCCCAGCGCGCCTTGTCGCCGGGGATCTCGGTGCGGGAGATCCAGGCGCCGTTCACGTGACGGTACAGGTCGTCCTGCGGGCGGATGTCGGGGCTGAACTCGTCGAGGGCGAGGCCCACGGGAAGCGCGTCGGTCATGCGCTCCAGCCTATGACGGGGGTCCCCCACGGTGTCGAGGGCGGACACGCCCCGACACGGATCAGCGCGGCCGTCGCCGGAACAGCCGGCGACGCGGACGCGCGGCGGCGGCCTCTGCCGACGATGCGACACCGTGGGCGGAGCGGCGCTCGCGCCACGCGGCGACCTCGGCCTCCACGTCCCGCGGCGCCGTGACCACGGGCGGGCCGCCCTGCAGCTGCCGCCTGGCCTCGATCACGCGGCGGTTGAAGTCCTCGAGCACCGCCCGCACGTCGGACTCTCGTCCGAGGAGGTCGAGCTGTCCGTCGAGCTCGCGGTCCTCCGTGCGCAGCAGCAGCGCGGGCGGCCCGAGCCCGGTGAGGTTCTCGGTCTCGATCTTGCGCCGGATCCACCAGTCAGGGTCGTGGTGGGTGCCGAGCCCCTCGATGGGCTTGCCGGCACCGGGGAGGTCGTCGAAGTCGCCGCGGCGGATCGCCACCTGGATCGCGCTCTCGATGAACGCCGCCCGATCCACGGCCGCCGCCGCACCGGGCGTCGAGGAGACGGTCGTCTCGTCGTCTGCCCCGTCGCCCGACGACCGACGGCGCGCGAGGTACCGCGCCGCCTCGTCTCGGGGATCGGACATGATGCACCTCCGCCGCATCCTGCTCTCCTCCAGCCTACGTGCGGCCCGGGGGGACGGCACGGGTGTCGGCGCGAGGTCATAGGCTCGGAGGATGGCCGCGCGCACCTCCCTCAACCGAGAGATCCTGCGACTGGCGGTTCCGGCACTCGGTGCGCTGATCGCCGAGCCGGCGTTCCTCATCGTCGACGCCGCGCTCGTCGGCCACCTCGGCACCACGCCGCTCGCGGGGCTCGGCATCACCGGCGCCGTGCTGCAGACCATCGTGGGCCTGATGGTGTTCCTCGCGTACTCGACCACCCCGGCGGTCGCGCGGCGCTTCGGCGCCGGGCAGCCGGGCGAGGCCGTGTCGGTCGGGATCAACGGCATGTGGCTGGCCCTGGGCCTCGGAGCCGTGCTGGCCGTGATCGGTGCGGTGTCGTCGCCGTGGCTCGTGTCGCTGTTCGGCGCGAGCGAGGCCGTGGCCGCCCAGGCCGACGAGTACCTGGTGATCTCGATGTGGGGGCTGCCGGCGATGCTCATCGTCTTCGCGGCGACCGGGCTGCTGCGCGGCATGCAGGACACGATGACCCCGCTCTGGATCGCCGGCCTCGGCTTCGGTGCCAACGCGCTGCTCAACTGGCTCTTCATCTACGGCTTCGGCTGGGGCATCGCCGGATCCGCGGCCGGCACGGTCGCCGCGCAGTGGGGCATGGTCGCCGCGTACGTGCTGGTCGTGCAGCGGCTCGCCTCCCGCCACAGCGCCTCGCTCCGGGCGCAGCGCGACGGCCTGCGCAACACCGCCACCTCGGGCGGATGGCTGTTCCTGCGCACGGTCAGCCTCCGCGTGGCGCTGCTGGCGACTGTGGCGGTCGCGACCGGGGTCGGCACCGACGAGCTCGCCGGGTGGCAGATCGTGTTCACCATCTTCTCCGCGGCCGCCTTCGCCCTCGACGCCCTGGCCATCGCCGCGCAGGCGCTGATCGGCAAGGAGCTGGGCGCCGGAGACGAGCAGCAGGTGCAGCGCGTCCTCGGCCGGACGGTCGCCTGGGGCGCGTGGTTCGGCGTGGCGGTCGGCGCTGTGATCGCCGCACTGTCGGGCGTGCTCGGGATCGTGTTCACGGGCGACCCGCACGTCGCGGCACTCGTGCAGCCGGCGCTGCTGGTGCTCGCGGTCGCCCAGCCGATCGCCGGTGTCGTGTTCGTGCTCGACGGTGTGCTGATGGGCGCGAACGATGCGCGCTACCTCGCGATCGCGGGCGGCCTGAACCTGGTGCCGTTCCTGCCCGTGCTGTGGATCATCGCGGCGACGGGAGTGGACGGCGCGGCTGGCCTGATCTGGCTCGCGGTGGCCTTCTTCGGCGTATACCTGCTCGCGCGGCTCGGCACGCTCGGCTGGCGGGTGCGGTCGGGACGCTGGCTCTCCGCCGCCGCCTGACCGTCGCGGCGCGGCGGGCCGAACACGCGCGCCTCAGTCCGCGGCGTGGCGGCGACACCACTCGTACATGATCACGGCGGCCGCGGCGCTGGCGTTGATGGAGCGGGTCGAGCCGTACTGCGTGATCTCCACGTGCGCGGAGGCCGCGGCGAGCGCCTCGTCCGAGAGCCCCGGACCCTCCTGCCCGAACAGCAGCACGCACGCACGCGGCAGGTCCGCCCGGTCGACGGGGACGGCGCCCTCGACGTTGTCGACCGCGATCACGGGCAGCCCCTCCGCCGCAGCCCAGGCGGCGAACGACGCCACGTCCTCGTGATGCACGACGTGCTGGTAGCGGTCGGTGACCATGGCGCCGCGCTTGTTCCAGCGGCGGCGCCCGATGATGTGCACGGTGTCGGCCAGGAACGCGTTGGCGCTGCGCACGATCGAACCGATGTTCATGTCGTGCTGCCAGTTCTCGATCGCGACGTGGAACGGGTGCCGCCGCGTGTCCAGGTCGGCCACGATCCGCTCCATCCGCCAGTAGCGGTAGCGGTCGATCACGTTGCGGGTGTCGCCGTTGGCGAGCAGCTCCGGGTCGTAGTGCTCCCCCTCGGGCCAGGCGTCCCGTCCTCCCGGCCACGGGCCGACGCCGTAGCCGGGCTGGGCGAGGGACCCGCCCGCGCCGTCCGGGACCGGGGCCGCGGAGTCGTCCGTCGCCGGGCTCTCGGGCGTGCGTGCATCCATCCCGCCAGGCTATCGCCGCCCCACTGCCGCCTGTCTCGGCGGAGCGATCGTCGTCACCGAGGTGGCCCAGATCCGGATATTTAGGCAAGCCGAAAAATACGCTACGGTTTCGGTGTGCCGAAAAATCTCGTCGCCCCCGTGACACCGTCCGCCGCCACCGCCCCGCGCAGCCTGTGGCTGCTCGGCCCCGCCCTCGTGGCCGGTGTCGCGTATCTCGACCCGGGCAACGTCGCCAGCAACATGACCGCCGGCGCGCAGTACGGCTACCTCCTGGTGTGGGTGGTCATCGCGGGAAACGTCATGGCCTGGCTCATCCAGTACCTCTCCGCCAAGCTCGGCGTGGTCACGGGGCAGAGCCTGCCGGAGGTCCTCGGTGCACGCCTGAAGCGCCCGTGGACGCGACGCGCGTACTGGCTCCAGGCCGAACTGGTGGCCATGGCGACCGACCTCGCCGAGGTGATCGGCGGCGCCGTCGCGCTGTACCTGCTGTTCGACGTGCCGCTGCTCCTCGGCGGCCTGATCACCGGGGCCGTGTCGATGATCCTGCTCACCGTGCAGAGCCGCCGCGGCGCCCGCCCCTTCGAGTTCGTGATCATCGGACTGATGCTCGTCATCACGGTCGGCTTCCTGGCCGGCCTGTTCCTCGCCCCGCCCGACCCCGCGGGTGTCATCGGCGGACTCGTGCCCCGCTTCGAGGGCACCGGGTCGGTGCTGCTCGCGGCCTCCATCCTCGGCGCCACGATCATGCCGCACGCCATCTATGCGCACTCCTCGCTCGCCCGCGACCGCTTCGGGAGCGCGGGTCTGCCCCACGAGGAGGCCACGCGGACCGAGGCCTCCCGCATCCGCCGCCTGCTCACCGCCACGCGCTGGGACGTGTCGATCGCGATGGTCATCGCGGGGTCGGTCAACCTCGGCATCCTCCTGCTGGCCGCGGCGAACCTCGCAGGGGTCGAGGGCACCGACTCCCTGGAGGGCGCGCACGCCGCCCTGGCCGCCGGTCTCGGTCCCGTCGTCGCCACGTTCTTCGCGGTGGGGCTGCTCGCCTCCGGCCTGGCGTCCACCTCGGTCGGCGCCTACGCGGGCGCCGAGATCATGCACGGGCTGCTGCACGTGCGCATCCCGCTGCTCGCGCGGCGGCTGGTGACCCTGATCCCCGCCCTCGCGATCCTCGGACTCGGCGTCGACCCCACCCTCGCGCTCGTGCTGAGCCAGGTCGTGCTGTCGTTCGGCATCCCGTTCGCGCTCATCCCGCTGGTGGCGCTGACCGCGCAGCGGCGCACGCTCGGGGTGTGGGCCAACCGCGCGTGGACCACCATCGCCGGGGTCGTCGCCTCGGTGCTGCTCATCGCCCTCAACGCCGCGCTGCTCTGGCTGGTCCTGACGGGGGCATGAGCCCGGATAGGCTCGACACCATGCCCGCCGAGAACGCCCGCCGCACCGTCCGCATCCTCACCTGGATCGGAATCGCGACCGGGGTGATCGGGGCCGTGCTGATCGCGTTCCCGAAGGTCGTCGGCCCGCTCGGACCGTGGCTGCAGCTCGCCCTCGGCATCGCCACGCTCGTGCTCGCCTTCCGCGCGCGCAAGGTCGGGATCGCCGAGGTGGAGGGCTTCGACGGGCGCCTGTCGCTCGCCGCCGCCCTCCTCGGCTTCCTCGTGGTGTTCTTCGCGGGGCAGGTGGCCTTCGGCCTGCTGGTCGCCGTCGCGAATCCGTGACTCAGGCCGCGACGAACCCCGTCACCAGATAGAGCACGAGCGAGAGCCCGGCCGCGATCCCCGCGTAGGGCAGGATCGCCAGCATGAGGTTGATCGGCTTGATGCCGATCGAGCGCGAGGCCAGGATG of the Microbacterium sufflavum genome contains:
- a CDS encoding serine hydrolase — its product is MAALEPGDGFRNSPVPESMGGASASSSGRRSQQRTSRRLPRRAALGRRSFTATLKALEGLVDAGAQVSVHVVDLDSHVHVLAGDDHVTMPVGGLGVVPLLIEVAAAFESGALDPLEIVERASVDAVESSGLWRHLRAPALPLEDLAVLAATAGDPIAVNILLEKVGHDRVRERIEGLGLRRTALLDRFRDRRGPDDAPQVAVGSAREFAGLFSALVNSQVVDAAVSAQVAEWLSLNQDLSLVASATGLDPFAHDHDAHGLLFVNKTGRDRGVRAEAGVLAGPRAGVGYALIVCFDDLSITHRLRAHDAFRVLGVELMEYTH
- a CDS encoding M13 family metallopeptidase; this translates as MTDALPVGLALDEFSPDIRPQDDLYRHVNGAWISRTEIPGDKARWGSFHLLAEQAEKDVRTIIEESQDAEEGTLARKIGDLFASFMDTDRIAAAGVEPLAETLAEIDAIADIPGFLRTVGAYDRDGRAAVIGLYVDGDPGDPERYIPVLVQAGLSLPDESYFRLDTFADTRAAYRAHLERLLSLAGIADAADQAERSIALETELAGHHWDNVRSRDAVATYNLKTWDELQELAGVDLAPWREAVTPSNPSAFDEVVVSQPSFFEGLGALLTAERLDDWKAWLRAKVVHAAAPYLTDDLVLENFSFYGTELTGVPTIRERWKRGVSVTEGALGEAIGKVYVERHYPPTAKAAMDELVGNLIEAYRQSIETLEWMTAETRQRALAKLDAFTPKIGHPEVWRDYSSLVIDREDLLGNVRRAATFEHDRNIDKVGKPIDRTEWHMPPQMVNAYYNPSMNEIVFPAAILQYPFFDAGRDAAANYGGIGAVIGHEIGHGFDDQGSRYDGDGRLQDWWTDADRAAFEERTKALIAQYDELVPEGLDAEHHVNGALTIGENIGDLGGLGIALQAYELSLGGQEAPVIDGYTGVQRLLLSWAQVWQQKSREAETLRLLTIDPHSPNEFRCNQIVRNIDAFYEAFDVTPDDALWLPEASRVTIW
- a CDS encoding J-domain-containing protein, which produces MSDPRDEAARYLARRRSSGDGADDETTVSSTPGAAAAVDRAAFIESAIQVAIRRGDFDDLPGAGKPIEGLGTHHDPDWWIRRKIETENLTGLGPPALLLRTEDRELDGQLDLLGRESDVRAVLEDFNRRVIEARRQLQGGPPVVTAPRDVEAEVAAWRERRSAHGVASSAEAAAARPRRRLFRRRPR
- a CDS encoding MATE family efflux transporter codes for the protein MAARTSLNREILRLAVPALGALIAEPAFLIVDAALVGHLGTTPLAGLGITGAVLQTIVGLMVFLAYSTTPAVARRFGAGQPGEAVSVGINGMWLALGLGAVLAVIGAVSSPWLVSLFGASEAVAAQADEYLVISMWGLPAMLIVFAATGLLRGMQDTMTPLWIAGLGFGANALLNWLFIYGFGWGIAGSAAGTVAAQWGMVAAYVLVVQRLASRHSASLRAQRDGLRNTATSGGWLFLRTVSLRVALLATVAVATGVGTDELAGWQIVFTIFSAAAFALDALAIAAQALIGKELGAGDEQQVQRVLGRTVAWGAWFGVAVGAVIAALSGVLGIVFTGDPHVAALVQPALLVLAVAQPIAGVVFVLDGVLMGANDARYLAIAGGLNLVPFLPVLWIIAATGVDGAAGLIWLAVAFFGVYLLARLGTLGWRVRSGRWLSAAA
- a CDS encoding TrmH family RNA methyltransferase, translating into MDARTPESPATDDSAAPVPDGAGGSLAQPGYGVGPWPGGRDAWPEGEHYDPELLANGDTRNVIDRYRYWRMERIVADLDTRRHPFHVAIENWQHDMNIGSIVRSANAFLADTVHIIGRRRWNKRGAMVTDRYQHVVHHEDVASFAAWAAAEGLPVIAVDNVEGAVPVDRADLPRACVLLFGQEGPGLSDEALAAASAHVEITQYGSTRSINASAAAAVIMYEWCRRHAAD
- a CDS encoding Nramp family divalent metal transporter — protein: MPKNLVAPVTPSAATAPRSLWLLGPALVAGVAYLDPGNVASNMTAGAQYGYLLVWVVIAGNVMAWLIQYLSAKLGVVTGQSLPEVLGARLKRPWTRRAYWLQAELVAMATDLAEVIGGAVALYLLFDVPLLLGGLITGAVSMILLTVQSRRGARPFEFVIIGLMLVITVGFLAGLFLAPPDPAGVIGGLVPRFEGTGSVLLAASILGATIMPHAIYAHSSLARDRFGSAGLPHEEATRTEASRIRRLLTATRWDVSIAMVIAGSVNLGILLLAAANLAGVEGTDSLEGAHAALAAGLGPVVATFFAVGLLASGLASTSVGAYAGAEIMHGLLHVRIPLLARRLVTLIPALAILGLGVDPTLALVLSQVVLSFGIPFALIPLVALTAQRRTLGVWANRAWTTIAGVVASVLLIALNAALLWLVLTGA